A genomic segment from Flavobacterium sp. 9R encodes:
- a CDS encoding carbonic anhydrase: MKFYSLGFLLLVLVASSCNDSLKETPAHSNITELTLGNQRFLNNQPIHPHQNKAAVLANEKAQHPFAVVITCSDSRVSPEIVFDQGIGDLFVIRNAGNLITDIDMGSVEYAVEHLKTKLIIVLGHTECGAIKAFVENADTKKLEPKHDHIEDIINTLKKEDEEKQVPRPYKTHLNECIVANIKHSTNQILKNTWIDQKEIQVIPMLYDIHTGRVTRVN; this comes from the coding sequence ATGAAATTTTATTCTCTTGGCTTTTTGCTACTCGTTCTTGTAGCTTCAAGCTGTAATGACTCACTAAAAGAAACCCCAGCGCATTCAAATATAACAGAACTTACTCTGGGAAACCAACGTTTTTTAAACAATCAACCCATTCATCCTCATCAGAACAAAGCGGCAGTTTTGGCCAACGAAAAAGCACAGCATCCGTTTGCAGTTGTTATTACCTGCTCCGACAGTCGCGTGAGTCCTGAAATTGTTTTTGACCAAGGAATTGGTGATTTATTCGTAATAAGAAATGCAGGAAATCTTATCACTGATATTGATATGGGAAGTGTAGAATATGCCGTTGAACACTTAAAAACAAAACTTATCATTGTGCTAGGTCATACCGAATGTGGGGCTATCAAAGCTTTTGTTGAAAATGCAGACACTAAAAAATTAGAGCCTAAACACGACCACATCGAAGACATCATCAATACACTCAAAAAAGAAGACGAAGAAAAACAAGTTCCAAGACCTTACAAAACGCATCTTAATGAATGCATTGTGGCCAATATCAAACATTCTACGAATCAAATCTTAAAAAACACTTGGATTGACCAAAAAGAAATTCAAGTCATTCCGATGCTGTATGACATTCATACGGGCCGAGTGACTCGTGTGAATTAA